One Cyprinus carpio isolate SPL01 chromosome B25, ASM1834038v1, whole genome shotgun sequence genomic region harbors:
- the ldhbb gene encoding L-lactate dehydrogenase B-B chain isoform X1: MLVSWWHLFLGAQSLYRHVLSMASVLQKLITPLSSGPLEPPRNKVTVVGVGQVGMACAVSVLLRELADELALVDVIEDRLKGEMMDLQHGSLFLKTPKIVSGTDYSVTANSRIVVVTAGVRQQEGESRLNLVQRNVNIFKHIIPQIVRYSPDCILIVVSNPVDVLTYVTWKLSGLPKHRVIGSGTNLDSARFRYLMAERLGIHPSSFNGWILGEHGDSSVPVWSGTNVAGVSLQKLNPDIGTDTDAENWRETHKKVVDSAYEVIRLKGYTNWAIGLSVADLTESLMKNLNRVHPVSTMVKGLYGISDEVYLSLPCVLNSAGVGSVVNMSLTSDEVSQLKKSADMLWHIQKDLKDL; encoded by the exons ATGCTCGTCTCGTGGTGGCATCTCTTCCTGGGAGCGCAAAGCCTCTACAGACACG TGTTGAGCATGGCGTCGGTTCTGCAGAAGCTCATCACTCCTCTGTCCAGCGGGCCGCTGGAGCCGCCGAGGAACAAGGTGACGGTGGTGGGTGTGGGACAGGTCGGCATGGCCTGCGCCGTCAGCGTTCTGCTGCGG GAGCTGGCGGATGAGCTGGCGCTGGTGGACGTCATCGAGGACAGACTCAAGGGCGAGATGATGGACTTGCAGCACGGAAGCCTCTTCCTAAAGACGCCCAAGATCGTCTCAGGCACAG ATTACTCTGTGACGGCTAACTCTCGTATCGTGGTGGTGACGGCAGGCGTGCGTCAGCAGGAGGGCGAGAGCAGACTGAATCTGGTGCAGAGAAACGTCAACATCTTCAAACACATCATCCCGCAGATCGTCAGATACAGTCCCGACTGCATCCTCATCGTCGTGTCCAACCCAG TGGACGTATTGACATACGTGACCTGGAAGCTGAGCGGCCTGCCCAAGCACCGCGTCATCGGCAGCGGGACCAACCTGGACTCGGCTCGCTTTCGGTATCTGATGGCCGAGAGGTTGGGCATCCATCCCAGCAGCTTCAACGGATGGATTCTGGGAGAACATGGTGACTCCAGCG TTCCCGTCTGGAGTGGCACTAATGTGGCAGGAGTCAGTCTGCAGAAACTCAATCCAGACATCGGCACAGACACGGACGCAGAGAACTGGAGAGAAACACACAAGAAAGTCGTGGACAG CGCCTATGAGGTGATCCGCCTGAAGGGCTACACTAACTGGGCCATCGGGCTGAGCGTGGCCGACCTGACAGAGAGTCTCATGAAGAACCTCAACCGAGTCCATCCCGTTTCCACCATGGTGAAG GGTTTGTACGGCATCAGTGACGAGGTGTACCTGAGCCTGCCGTGCGTGTTGAACAGCGCTGGAGTGGGCAGCGTGGTCAACATGAGCCTGACCAGTGACGAGGTCTCGCAGCTGAAGAAGAGCGCAGACATGCTGTGGCACATCCAGAAAGACCTGAAAGACCTGTAA
- the ldhbb gene encoding L-lactate dehydrogenase B-B chain isoform X2 translates to MASVLQKLITPLSSGPLEPPRNKVTVVGVGQVGMACAVSVLLRELADELALVDVIEDRLKGEMMDLQHGSLFLKTPKIVSGTDYSVTANSRIVVVTAGVRQQEGESRLNLVQRNVNIFKHIIPQIVRYSPDCILIVVSNPVDVLTYVTWKLSGLPKHRVIGSGTNLDSARFRYLMAERLGIHPSSFNGWILGEHGDSSVPVWSGTNVAGVSLQKLNPDIGTDTDAENWRETHKKVVDSAYEVIRLKGYTNWAIGLSVADLTESLMKNLNRVHPVSTMVKGLYGISDEVYLSLPCVLNSAGVGSVVNMSLTSDEVSQLKKSADMLWHIQKDLKDL, encoded by the exons ATGGCGTCGGTTCTGCAGAAGCTCATCACTCCTCTGTCCAGCGGGCCGCTGGAGCCGCCGAGGAACAAGGTGACGGTGGTGGGTGTGGGACAGGTCGGCATGGCCTGCGCCGTCAGCGTTCTGCTGCGG GAGCTGGCGGATGAGCTGGCGCTGGTGGACGTCATCGAGGACAGACTCAAGGGCGAGATGATGGACTTGCAGCACGGAAGCCTCTTCCTAAAGACGCCCAAGATCGTCTCAGGCACAG ATTACTCTGTGACGGCTAACTCTCGTATCGTGGTGGTGACGGCAGGCGTGCGTCAGCAGGAGGGCGAGAGCAGACTGAATCTGGTGCAGAGAAACGTCAACATCTTCAAACACATCATCCCGCAGATCGTCAGATACAGTCCCGACTGCATCCTCATCGTCGTGTCCAACCCAG TGGACGTATTGACATACGTGACCTGGAAGCTGAGCGGCCTGCCCAAGCACCGCGTCATCGGCAGCGGGACCAACCTGGACTCGGCTCGCTTTCGGTATCTGATGGCCGAGAGGTTGGGCATCCATCCCAGCAGCTTCAACGGATGGATTCTGGGAGAACATGGTGACTCCAGCG TTCCCGTCTGGAGTGGCACTAATGTGGCAGGAGTCAGTCTGCAGAAACTCAATCCAGACATCGGCACAGACACGGACGCAGAGAACTGGAGAGAAACACACAAGAAAGTCGTGGACAG CGCCTATGAGGTGATCCGCCTGAAGGGCTACACTAACTGGGCCATCGGGCTGAGCGTGGCCGACCTGACAGAGAGTCTCATGAAGAACCTCAACCGAGTCCATCCCGTTTCCACCATGGTGAAG GGTTTGTACGGCATCAGTGACGAGGTGTACCTGAGCCTGCCGTGCGTGTTGAACAGCGCTGGAGTGGGCAGCGTGGTCAACATGAGCCTGACCAGTGACGAGGTCTCGCAGCTGAAGAAGAGCGCAGACATGCTGTGGCACATCCAGAAAGACCTGAAAGACCTGTAA